A segment of the Brevundimonas sp. M20 genome:
TTCGCGCTGGTGACGGGCTGGCTGATGGGCCTGATCGGCCTGCTGCTGGCGGGCGGCTGCCTGCTGCTGTGGGTGTGCTGGAAGATGTGGCGCGAACTGCGCGAGCAGGCGACCCACGATCAGGCCGAGGCCGAGAAGGAACTCGAACTGGCCCTAAGCATCGAGCACGGCACCGGTCCGTCGCCCGAGGAACTGGGCCTGAAGCGCAAGACCTTCGGCGCGGCGCTGGTCCAGATCATGATCGCCGACATCACCATGTCGCTCGACAATGTGCTGGCCGTCGCGGGCGCCGCGCACGAGCATCCGTGGATCATGGTCTTCGGTCTGGTCCTGTCGATCGGCCTGATGGGCGTGGCGGCGACCTATATCGCCAAGCTGCTGCACCGCTTCCGCTGGATCGGCTACGTCGGTCTGGTCATCGTCCTTTACGTCGCCCTGCACATGATCTGGGACGGCTACCGCGCCACCGTGGTCCGCACCGGGAATCTGGCCCAGCACAACGCCGCCATCCCGGCCTTCCTGCAGATCAAGCCCGACGAGGTGGCCAAATTCTGCAAGGCTGAGCCTGAGGGGCCCAGGCGCACGACCTGCCTGACCCAGCCCGGCGCCACCCCCGCGGACCAGCCTCCGCCCCTGACCGTTCCGGCGACCTGAGCCATGAGCACCGCGCCCCGCACCCCATTGCAGTCCGTCGTGCGCCAGATGTCGTTCGCCACCGGCGTGGCGGCGGCCCTGTCGATCACGGCCTGTCAGCAACAACCGCCGAAGCAGCAGGCCTCCACCCGCATCTGCACCGACCCGTCGGGCGCGCGTATCCCCGACGAGAACTGCCACCGCAGCGGCGGCGGCGCGGGTTCGGCCGCCCTCTGGTATTTCGGCGCTGCGGCTCTGGCCCGCACCGCCTATGGCCAGCGCGCCACCGGCGGCAGCTACACCGCCCCCGAAAGCAGCCGGGGCTTCGGCGCCACCGCGCGCGGCACCGCGGGCGGCTGATGCGGCGTCAGGCGCTCACGCCCCGCCCCGACTGGCGCGAGCGGGTCGAGG
Coding sequences within it:
- a CDS encoding TerC family protein; the protein is MEFLSSPELGSQLTALGQVVMMDLVLAGDNAVAVGLAAAALPQEQRKKAILIGLVAAVVMRIGFALVTGWLMGLIGLLLAGGCLLLWVCWKMWRELREQATHDQAEAEKELELALSIEHGTGPSPEELGLKRKTFGAALVQIMIADITMSLDNVLAVAGAAHEHPWIMVFGLVLSIGLMGVAATYIAKLLHRFRWIGYVGLVIVLYVALHMIWDGYRATVVRTGNLAQHNAAIPAFLQIKPDEVAKFCKAEPEGPRRTTCLTQPGATPADQPPPLTVPAT